The Zavarzinella sp. genome includes a window with the following:
- a CDS encoding transketolase, which yields MSASISELKDRLKRIRKGIITSTSAAASGHPTSSLSAAEMTTAIYFGGFMKFDPKNPTMADRDRFILSKGHAAPLLYAVMAEAGYFSADRLVTLRKLGSELEGHPNMRRLPGVEASTGSLGQGLSLGVGHALAARVDGLNYKTFVVMGDGEINEGQVWEAAMSAVKFKLDNLIAVVDQNGYQQTGAAKDVLDLSPIAPRWEAFGWAAQTINGNNLEECIAALTTACNTRGKPSVIISQTKKGYPINDILAADPNHHGKPLNKEETAQALAFIESL from the coding sequence GTGAGTGCATCGATTTCTGAATTAAAAGACCGGTTGAAGAGGATTCGCAAAGGGATCATCACCAGCACCAGTGCCGCAGCATCTGGTCACCCCACCAGTTCACTGTCGGCAGCAGAAATGACTACCGCCATCTACTTTGGTGGGTTCATGAAGTTCGACCCGAAAAACCCCACCATGGCAGATCGGGATCGCTTTATTCTCAGCAAGGGTCATGCCGCACCACTGCTGTATGCGGTGATGGCTGAAGCGGGCTACTTCAGTGCGGATCGCCTGGTGACATTGCGAAAACTGGGCAGCGAACTGGAAGGCCACCCCAACATGCGACGGTTGCCCGGTGTGGAAGCGTCCACAGGGTCATTGGGTCAGGGTTTGTCGCTGGGTGTAGGCCATGCGTTGGCAGCCCGCGTCGATGGTCTGAACTACAAAACCTTTGTGGTGATGGGTGACGGCGAAATCAATGAAGGTCAGGTGTGGGAAGCCGCCATGTCTGCGGTGAAGTTCAAACTGGATAACCTGATTGCTGTTGTCGACCAGAATGGCTACCAGCAAACTGGTGCCGCCAAGGATGTGCTGGATTTATCCCCAATCGCCCCACGGTGGGAAGCGTTTGGTTGGGCCGCACAGACAATCAATGGCAACAATCTGGAAGAATGCATCGCCGCACTGACCACCGCCTGCAACACCAGGGGCAAGCCAAGCGTGATCATTTCTCAGACGAAAAAAGGCTATCCGATTAACGACATTCTGGCAGCCGATCCCAACCACCACGGCAAACCACTCAACAAAGAAGAAACCGCACAAGCACTGGCCTTCATTGAAAGCCTGTAA
- a CDS encoding transketolase C-terminal domain-containing protein: MNMTMGKATREAFGIALAKLGEERADIVVVDGDVHNSTRTELFAKKFPERFFNVGIAESNMVGVAGGLASCGKQAWVSSFATFVMCNSYDQLRMSVAFPCLDVKVVGTHAGISIGEDGPSQMGIEDVGLACSLPNFTVVVPCDEPSMHAAIKAVSAMKGPAYVRAGRPVVPVLYPEGFTFTLGKANQLRAGTDLTIIANGLMVAPSLQAAEMLAATGVQARVLDFHTVKPCDHEAVLAAAKETGKILVVEEHLLHGGLGSVIAMSVVKQHPVPMRFVGIDDQFAESGTPESLLEKYGLNSQAIFQAAKELL, translated from the coding sequence ATGAATATGACCATGGGGAAAGCAACACGAGAAGCATTTGGCATTGCATTAGCCAAACTGGGCGAAGAACGTGCTGATATTGTCGTGGTGGATGGTGACGTGCATAATTCCACCCGCACCGAACTGTTTGCCAAGAAGTTTCCGGAACGATTTTTTAATGTGGGCATTGCCGAATCGAATATGGTGGGTGTTGCAGGCGGCCTTGCCTCCTGCGGAAAGCAGGCCTGGGTATCCAGTTTTGCCACCTTCGTGATGTGCAATTCCTACGATCAATTACGGATGTCGGTGGCATTTCCGTGCCTCGATGTCAAAGTGGTGGGCACGCACGCGGGGATTTCGATTGGTGAAGACGGCCCGTCCCAGATGGGGATTGAAGATGTGGGTCTGGCCTGCAGCCTGCCCAACTTCACCGTAGTGGTGCCATGCGACGAACCGAGTATGCATGCGGCGATCAAAGCGGTTTCCGCAATGAAAGGCCCCGCCTACGTGCGTGCAGGTCGACCAGTAGTGCCGGTGCTCTATCCCGAAGGCTTTACCTTCACATTAGGCAAAGCAAATCAGTTGCGGGCTGGCACCGACCTGACCATCATTGCCAATGGCCTGATGGTAGCACCTTCGCTGCAGGCAGCAGAAATGTTGGCCGCAACGGGCGTGCAGGCCCGCGTGCTCGATTTCCACACGGTAAAGCCATGCGACCACGAAGCAGTACTGGCAGCAGCCAAAGAAACCGGCAAGATTCTGGTGGTGGAAGAGCATTTGCTGCACGGTGGCCTTGGCAGTGTCATCGCCATGTCCGTGGTGAAACAACACCCGGTCCCGATGCGATTTGTGGGGATCGACGACCAGTTTGCAGAATCGGGCACTCCTGAAAGCCTGCTGGAAAAATATGGCTTGAACAGTCAGGCAATTTTCCAGGCTGCCAAGGAATTACTGTAA
- a CDS encoding bifunctional 5,10-methylenetetrahydrofolate dehydrogenase/5,10-methenyltetrahydrofolate cyclohydrolase gives MSAQIISGLELSKTIRAEIASEVQHLVARNLPPPGLAAVLVGNHPASEVYVSNKAKACESVGLRSWLHRLPDNATENDLLHLVDQLNQDPQVSGILVQLPLPRHMNEAAIIQRIDPKKDVDAFHPENVGLLATGYPRFLPCTPFGVQQMLERSGIPTQGKRAVIIGRSNIVGKPLGLIMMQKPTHHFPQACNSTVTVVHSNSEELAEIARTADILIAAVGKPRFVTAEMVKPGAAVIDVGINSVDGKLVGDVDADQVAPIASWLSPVPKGVGPMTITMLLYNTLRAAKLFPT, from the coding sequence ATGTCAGCGCAAATCATTAGCGGGCTGGAACTTAGCAAAACAATTCGGGCAGAAATTGCCAGCGAAGTCCAGCACCTTGTGGCCCGCAATTTACCCCCACCGGGACTGGCAGCGGTGCTGGTAGGCAACCACCCCGCCAGTGAAGTTTATGTCAGTAATAAGGCAAAAGCGTGCGAGTCGGTGGGACTACGCAGTTGGCTGCACCGCCTGCCGGACAATGCCACAGAAAACGATTTACTTCACCTGGTGGACCAGCTAAACCAGGATCCGCAGGTTTCGGGCATTCTGGTTCAGCTTCCATTGCCCCGCCACATGAATGAAGCGGCTATTATCCAGCGAATCGATCCCAAAAAGGATGTGGACGCCTTCCATCCGGAAAATGTGGGGCTGCTGGCGACTGGTTACCCACGATTTTTGCCCTGCACGCCGTTTGGGGTGCAGCAGATGCTGGAACGAAGTGGCATCCCCACCCAAGGTAAGCGGGCGGTCATCATTGGACGCAGCAATATTGTGGGCAAGCCGCTGGGGCTGATCATGATGCAGAAACCCACGCACCACTTCCCGCAGGCGTGTAATTCCACTGTGACGGTGGTGCACAGTAATTCGGAAGAACTGGCGGAAATTGCCCGCACCGCCGATATTCTGATTGCTGCGGTGGGTAAACCACGATTTGTCACCGCCGAAATGGTGAAACCGGGTGCAGCCGTCATCGACGTGGGGATCAATTCAGTCGATGGCAAGCTGGTAGGTGATGTCGATGCAGACCAGGTCGCACCAATTGCAAGCTGGTTATCTCCGGTGCCCAAAGGGGTGGGCCCAATGACCATTACAATGTTGTTATATAACACATTGCGGGCAGCAAAACTGTTTCCAACCTAA
- a CDS encoding AI-2E family transporter, which translates to MAPNLSSATRIGLNILAFLGLSLTLYLGHTVIIPLVIAAMLAVILYPAATWLNRKLHIPWFFACLSVILAVVAVNVAIFVGFAFSIPSMLEQLPNPRDTDRLEQIYSKSRDVVASVAPGSVNRVMPVDPQRSTVFAYVKKFLEGDVIVNQFVVLGKAVGVWLLQSIIILFVMLFMMLEGAFLGARIREIFGTNGVIQSRVRHALTEMIEAIRSYLVWRTIVNCGLGLFLGIIYSLMDLKQPWTWALLTALLSYIPYIGTIIAGIPPVLDALINCSPWHALFIMLIYIIVVTVEGYLIVPLVMGRSMDLNATTVMLACLYWDLVWGTMGLFLAMPVMAGIRAICLHTEGWETWANLMSTEKGVKMMKKPNYGSDTL; encoded by the coding sequence ATGGCACCAAATCTTTCTTCGGCAACTCGGATTGGTCTGAACATTCTGGCTTTTTTAGGCCTGTCCCTGACCCTTTATCTTGGCCACACAGTCATTATTCCACTGGTCATCGCTGCCATGCTGGCGGTGATCCTGTACCCCGCTGCCACCTGGCTGAACAGAAAACTGCACATTCCATGGTTTTTTGCCTGCCTCAGTGTCATTCTGGCCGTGGTTGCAGTGAATGTCGCCATTTTTGTGGGGTTTGCCTTTTCCATCCCATCGATGCTGGAACAATTGCCCAACCCACGCGACACGGATCGTCTCGAGCAAATCTATAGCAAATCGCGGGATGTGGTGGCATCGGTTGCCCCAGGTTCCGTGAATCGAGTGATGCCAGTCGACCCACAGCGTTCCACGGTGTTCGCCTATGTGAAGAAATTCCTCGAAGGGGATGTGATTGTTAACCAGTTTGTCGTCCTTGGCAAAGCCGTGGGAGTGTGGCTGTTACAAAGCATTATTATTCTGTTTGTGATGCTGTTTATGATGCTGGAAGGGGCATTTCTTGGTGCACGCATTCGAGAAATCTTTGGCACCAATGGCGTTATTCAAAGCCGCGTCCGCCACGCACTGACAGAAATGATTGAGGCAATCCGTTCTTACCTTGTCTGGCGAACCATCGTCAACTGCGGGCTGGGACTATTTCTGGGGATAATCTACTCGCTGATGGATTTGAAACAGCCGTGGACTTGGGCATTACTGACCGCATTGCTTTCATACATCCCATACATCGGCACCATCATTGCGGGGATTCCGCCGGTACTGGATGCGTTAATCAACTGCTCTCCGTGGCATGCTCTGTTTATCATGTTGATCTACATTATTGTGGTAACGGTGGAAGGTTACCTGATTGTACCCCTGGTGATGGGACGCAGCATGGACCTGAATGCCACCACCGTGATGCTGGCGTGCCTCTATTGGGATCTCGTGTGGGGTACCATGGGGCTGTTTCTGGCCATGCCGGTGATGGCTGGCATTCGTGCAATCTGCCTGCACACCGAAGGCTGGGAAACCTGGGCAAATCTCATGAGTACCGAAAAAGGGGTGAAAATGATGAAAAAACCCAATTACGGCTCCGATACACTTTAG
- a CDS encoding formylglycine-generating enzyme family protein — protein MFHYVQILTLLVGCCLNAAAAPKLELRPKPGEERDFVIHPKLKMRFCRIPAGKAILGAPDSEKLRTKDQKEHSFTTPGFWLGKFEVMQGDWESVMGMNPCSFAKTGENKMLVANMDTSQFPVESVSWDDCQIFIKKCKLAGFEIRLPHEDEWEYAYRGSKGNKQAFYWGNELNGDKANHRGERPYGTKIKGNTLERPCHVGTYSKQAPHPWGLCDMSGNVAEWCDNLYPGSKYRVFRGGSWSDEGEFCRGAIRFRNTPDDRSKVIGFRLALIPESK, from the coding sequence ATGTTTCATTATGTACAAATACTGACTCTCCTGGTTGGGTGTTGTCTCAATGCTGCTGCTGCTCCAAAGCTTGAACTCAGACCGAAGCCAGGTGAAGAAAGAGATTTTGTGATCCACCCGAAACTGAAGATGCGGTTTTGTCGGATTCCGGCTGGAAAGGCGATATTAGGGGCACCAGATAGCGAAAAGCTTCGAACAAAAGACCAGAAAGAGCATTCTTTCACTACCCCAGGATTCTGGCTGGGGAAATTTGAAGTAATGCAGGGTGATTGGGAGTCGGTCATGGGAATGAATCCGTGCAGCTTTGCTAAAACGGGTGAAAATAAAATGTTGGTTGCCAACATGGATACAAGTCAATTTCCAGTAGAGAGCGTCAGTTGGGATGATTGCCAGATATTTATCAAGAAATGCAAACTAGCTGGCTTTGAAATTCGATTACCACATGAAGATGAATGGGAATATGCTTATCGTGGAAGCAAAGGAAATAAGCAAGCTTTTTACTGGGGTAATGAGCTGAATGGAGATAAAGCGAATCACCGAGGTGAAAGACCCTATGGCACGAAAATTAAAGGTAATACCCTCGAACGTCCTTGTCATGTGGGTACATATTCAAAGCAGGCTCCTCATCCCTGGGGATTGTGTGACATGAGTGGGAATGTTGCAGAATGGTGTGATAATTTATACCCAGGGAGTAAGTATCGTGTTTTCCGTGGAGGAAGCTGGAGCGATGAGGGAGAATTCTGTCGCGGAGCGATCCGCTTCCGAAACACACCAGACGATCGAAGTAAGGTCATTGGTTTCCGATTAGCGTTAATTCCAGAAAGCAAATGA
- a CDS encoding lycopene cyclase domain-containing protein, whose product MLLFLGVWLLLWLARARNRQLSLLSGILTMPFAVLGYIFVPAYWLPDHHVQLFRGVGIEDFLFCFVSGGLVGVLIVVPHGDRCKLLPEKILKRYLIWSGISLALVFGAVAVGCHSLYACIGSFICCTLFCYWQRPQSIAPLLRTGVEFCLLYTAFSIVYLNFTPHAGRFWQESAISGTRCLGLPIEESLWAFSFGTAWPVIVTYLLHGKEDRNTIFKTKYVKVTEIEQ is encoded by the coding sequence ATGCTTCTATTTCTGGGAGTGTGGTTGCTGTTGTGGCTGGCAAGGGCCAGAAATCGGCAGCTTTCGTTGCTTTCGGGCATCCTGACCATGCCTTTTGCCGTTCTAGGCTACATTTTTGTACCCGCCTACTGGTTGCCAGACCACCACGTGCAACTGTTCCGTGGGGTGGGCATCGAAGATTTTCTGTTCTGTTTTGTCAGCGGCGGGCTGGTCGGAGTGCTGATTGTCGTGCCGCACGGAGATCGCTGTAAGTTATTGCCAGAAAAGATCTTAAAGCGATATCTCATCTGGTCGGGAATCTCGCTTGCTCTGGTATTCGGTGCTGTCGCTGTGGGGTGCCATTCTCTGTATGCGTGCATCGGCAGTTTTATCTGCTGCACGCTGTTCTGCTACTGGCAACGCCCACAATCGATCGCCCCACTATTAAGAACAGGGGTTGAATTCTGCCTGCTGTACACCGCATTTTCGATTGTGTATCTGAATTTCACCCCCCACGCGGGGCGATTCTGGCAGGAAAGTGCCATTTCCGGCACTCGTTGCCTGGGGTTGCCCATCGAAGAATCACTATGGGCGTTCAGTTTCGGCACTGCCTGGCCAGTGATTGTAACATATCTCCTGCACGGAAAAGAAGACAGAAATACGATATTCAAAACCAAGTATGTTAAAGTAACTGAAATAGAACAGTAA
- a CDS encoding tRNA (cytidine(34)-2'-O)-methyltransferase: protein MHIALWEPEIPPNTGNIARLCAATDCPLHLIGKLGFQIDDRAVARAGLDYWHLVTIRHHESFEQFLSVVGEENIVCIETSTNRNYTTIPFTADTCLLFGNESSGLPRTILERFAVQTYTIPMPGTGVRSLNLANSASIVLYEGLRQLHGW from the coding sequence ATGCATATCGCACTGTGGGAACCGGAAATCCCGCCAAATACTGGAAATATCGCCCGTTTGTGTGCAGCAACCGACTGCCCACTGCACCTGATAGGTAAACTGGGTTTTCAGATCGATGATCGGGCGGTTGCCAGAGCAGGTCTGGATTACTGGCACCTGGTGACGATTCGTCACCATGAAAGTTTTGAGCAGTTTTTGTCTGTGGTGGGTGAAGAGAACATCGTCTGTATTGAAACTTCAACCAACCGCAACTACACAACGATACCGTTTACAGCGGACACCTGTCTGTTATTCGGCAACGAATCCAGCGGGCTGCCACGCACGATCCTCGAGCGATTTGCCGTGCAAACCTACACCATCCCGATGCCGGGTACAGGGGTACGCAGCCTCAATCTGGCCAATTCAGCCAGCATTGTGCTCTATGAAGGCCTGCGTCAACTGCACGGCTGGTAA
- a CDS encoding DNA translocase FtsK 4TM domain-containing protein — protein sequence MPENTTRQSWIRTFSGTVILVTLYQLACLVSQPTLPEPTIPGWLPSVLPAAQAIRNILILALGYGAFAYFIACIAIVLELNFHFDLKTIARRLIGWAVLVPCCCLAVDWYGAFRWQGPLVGPGGTLGAFIAIQLEQRFEFVGRIMLFSAGLVFGVVLSLDFLLVGFWILITRTGQWVEKAPQRLRLVAKSLFASREVLAELDQTIQAVSPSPVFSFASNPPPVEREAEKEPVRQPLRIPPAVRQPIEEIPAPPEVKPRKSKPNIPGNDLPGLELLDESPVQQNTDDEVHLRQVAGLLEKTFADFGLKVTVVGIHTGPVVTQYEIALETGLRVSRVLALSEDIALNLRVQSVRIVAPLPGRNTVGIEVPNERRSIVRLRELIRTCEEVSAHARLPMILGKDSEGVPLVYDLADMPHLLIAGRTGTGKSVCLNSIIISLLLTRRPEECRLLMIDPKQVELADYAKLPHLMHPVVTDNAKAEAILSWAVDKMEQRYDLLRRARVRNISSYNQLTHDEIIRRVRPAEPADADLIPATMPYIVIVIDEVGDLMMARKKEVEGHIIRLAQKSRAAGIHLILTTQRPTVDVITGLIKSNLPARICFQVADRSNSRVVLDEMGAEKLLGKGDMLFLQPNNSTILRAQGTYVSDQEILRVTGFLEVENPEFDNELLNLNQEDNCGDEEPTVPDQSRKPDALYQQAVEIVIREGRGSVSLLQRALGIGYGRAARLIDYMAEDGIVGTYNGAQAREVLLTQEQWDHKLNGTTETHVDDPLEVDFSTEDQDTFST from the coding sequence ATGCCCGAAAACACCACTCGACAGTCCTGGATTCGGACCTTCAGTGGTACCGTTATTCTAGTAACGCTCTACCAGTTGGCTTGCCTGGTCAGCCAGCCCACATTACCGGAACCAACCATCCCCGGCTGGTTACCGTCGGTGCTGCCCGCTGCGCAAGCAATTCGGAATATTCTGATCCTTGCACTAGGGTACGGGGCCTTCGCGTACTTCATCGCCTGCATAGCCATTGTGCTGGAACTGAACTTCCACTTCGACCTCAAAACGATCGCTCGTCGACTAATCGGCTGGGCGGTGCTGGTGCCGTGCTGCTGTCTGGCTGTTGACTGGTATGGTGCCTTTCGCTGGCAGGGCCCACTGGTGGGTCCCGGGGGCACGCTGGGTGCTTTTATCGCGATTCAATTGGAACAACGATTTGAGTTTGTTGGCAGGATCATGCTGTTCAGTGCAGGCCTGGTATTTGGGGTCGTACTCAGTCTCGATTTTCTGCTGGTTGGCTTCTGGATACTCATTACCCGCACCGGCCAGTGGGTCGAAAAAGCCCCACAACGCCTGCGACTGGTGGCCAAATCACTGTTCGCCTCCCGAGAAGTGCTGGCAGAGCTGGACCAAACCATTCAGGCGGTATCACCTTCACCAGTCTTTTCGTTTGCCAGCAATCCACCACCAGTGGAACGGGAAGCAGAAAAAGAACCGGTACGCCAACCACTGCGCATCCCACCTGCGGTGCGTCAACCAATTGAGGAAATCCCTGCCCCACCTGAAGTGAAGCCACGCAAGTCTAAGCCAAATATTCCCGGAAATGACTTACCTGGGCTGGAATTGCTGGATGAATCTCCTGTTCAGCAAAACACAGACGATGAAGTCCATCTGCGGCAGGTGGCGGGGCTGTTGGAGAAAACATTTGCTGATTTCGGCCTGAAAGTCACCGTGGTGGGAATCCATACGGGCCCTGTTGTAACACAATACGAAATTGCGCTGGAAACTGGTCTGCGGGTATCCCGTGTGCTGGCCCTTTCTGAAGATATTGCCCTGAACCTGCGTGTGCAGAGCGTGCGGATTGTGGCACCCTTGCCAGGCCGGAATACCGTAGGGATCGAAGTACCCAATGAACGACGCAGCATCGTCCGCCTGCGGGAACTGATTCGAACCTGCGAAGAAGTGAGTGCCCATGCCCGACTGCCGATGATTCTGGGGAAAGACAGCGAAGGCGTGCCGTTGGTCTACGATCTGGCTGATATGCCCCACCTGTTGATTGCCGGGCGGACCGGCACCGGGAAATCGGTCTGCCTGAACTCCATTATCATCAGTCTGTTGCTGACAAGAAGGCCAGAAGAGTGTCGCCTGCTGATGATCGACCCGAAGCAGGTGGAATTGGCTGATTATGCGAAATTGCCCCACCTGATGCACCCTGTGGTCACAGATAACGCCAAAGCGGAAGCGATTTTATCGTGGGCAGTCGACAAAATGGAACAGCGCTACGACCTGTTACGACGGGCCCGGGTGCGGAACATTTCCAGCTATAACCAGTTGACCCACGATGAAATTATTCGCCGTGTGCGACCTGCAGAACCGGCCGATGCCGATCTGATTCCCGCCACCATGCCCTACATCGTCATCGTGATTGACGAAGTGGGCGATCTGATGATGGCGAGGAAGAAAGAAGTGGAAGGCCATATCATCCGTCTGGCACAGAAGTCGCGGGCGGCAGGTATTCACCTGATTCTGACTACCCAGCGGCCCACGGTGGATGTAATTACTGGCTTAATTAAGTCGAATTTGCCCGCCCGCATCTGCTTTCAGGTGGCAGACCGCTCGAACAGTCGCGTGGTCCTGGATGAAATGGGGGCGGAAAAACTGCTGGGCAAGGGAGATATGCTGTTTCTGCAGCCCAACAACAGCACCATTCTGCGGGCACAGGGCACTTACGTCAGCGATCAGGAAATTCTGCGGGTTACCGGATTTCTCGAAGTAGAAAACCCCGAATTTGATAACGAACTTCTGAACCTGAACCAGGAAGATAACTGTGGGGATGAGGAACCAACCGTTCCCGATCAATCCCGCAAACCGGATGCCCTGTACCAGCAAGCGGTTGAAATTGTCATTCGCGAAGGCCGTGGGAGTGTTTCCTTGCTCCAGCGGGCACTGGGAATTGGTTATGGACGTGCCGCACGCCTGATCGATTACATGGCCGAAGATGGTATTGTGGGCACTTACAATGGAGCCCAGGCCCGGGAAGTTCTGCTGACTCAGGAACAGTGGGATCACAAGCTGAATGGAACCACCGAAACCCATGTGGATGACCCACTGGAAGTGGATTTTTCCACAGAAGATCAGGATACTTTTTCGACTTAG